From Streptomyces yatensis, one genomic window encodes:
- a CDS encoding methyltransferase — MTTVDTTTPAAAAQPPPAALPPPMQLREIVFGAARAASVRAAVRLRIADALGEQPASIGELASAVDVEPDPLRRLLRSLACCQIFAETEDGRFRHTEMSRLLREDTPGSLRNIALWCTEPWTWEAWPLLDRAVRGGGCVVNEIYGKDFFAYLHEDAPESARVFDAAMTTSSRQSAADVAAFLDLDGVKDVVDIGGGQGHVLASLLERHPALQGALLDLPQVVANADPRLRDGGPLASRATLVPGDCRREVPVEADLYIIKNILEWNDESTRRTLANVVAAARPGARVVVIENLVDNSPSSFTTAMDLFLLLNVGGRKHTEDSMVTRMTEAGLNVTDIRPVNGALHAFDSTVPAKGRR; from the coding sequence ATGACCACTGTGGACACCACCACCCCCGCGGCCGCGGCACAGCCCCCACCGGCCGCGCTCCCGCCGCCCATGCAGCTGCGGGAGATCGTCTTCGGCGCCGCACGGGCGGCCTCGGTGCGCGCCGCGGTCCGGCTGCGGATCGCCGACGCGCTGGGGGAGCAGCCCGCCTCCATCGGCGAACTGGCCTCCGCCGTGGACGTCGAGCCCGATCCGCTGCGCCGGCTGCTGCGCTCCCTGGCCTGCTGCCAGATCTTCGCCGAGACCGAGGACGGCCGCTTCCGGCACACCGAGATGTCCCGGCTGCTGCGCGAGGACACCCCGGGCAGTCTGCGGAACATCGCCCTGTGGTGCACCGAGCCGTGGACCTGGGAGGCGTGGCCGCTGCTGGACCGTGCGGTGCGCGGCGGCGGCTGTGTCGTCAACGAGATCTACGGCAAGGACTTCTTCGCCTATCTCCATGAGGACGCCCCCGAGTCGGCCCGGGTGTTCGACGCCGCGATGACCACCTCCAGCCGGCAGTCCGCCGCCGATGTCGCCGCCTTCCTCGACCTCGACGGGGTCAAGGACGTGGTGGACATCGGCGGCGGCCAGGGCCATGTGCTGGCCAGCCTGCTGGAGCGGCACCCGGCGCTGCAGGGCGCGCTGCTGGACCTGCCGCAGGTGGTGGCGAACGCCGATCCGCGGCTGCGGGACGGCGGGCCACTGGCCTCGCGGGCGACGCTGGTGCCCGGCGACTGCCGTCGTGAGGTCCCCGTCGAGGCCGACCTCTACATCATCAAGAACATCCTCGAATGGAACGACGAGAGCACCCGCCGGACGCTCGCCAACGTGGTCGCGGCGGCGCGGCCCGGCGCCAGGGTGGTCGTCATCGAGAACCTCGTCGACAACAGCCCCTCGTCCTTCACCACGGCGATGGACCTGTTCCTGCTGCTCAATGTGGGCGGCCGGAAGCACACCGAGGACAGCATGGTGACGCGGATGACCGAGGCCGGTCTGAACGTGACCGACATCCGGCCGGTCAACGGCGCGCTGCACGCCTTCGACTCCACGGTGCCGGCCAAGGGCCGCCGCTAG
- a CDS encoding right-handed parallel beta-helix repeat-containing protein: MRTPKLRHLAGLTAVLVIELAQLPGAHAAPVDQAGTRHVVQPGQSVQAAVDAAKPGDTIELRPGTYRENIQITTDRLTLLGAGESTVLSPAAKPSDNACGAAGHGICVTGTAQDPVSDVRIGSLKVTGFAKNGIWGSGTDRMTVRDTVAEDNGQQGMGQEMSTRGTFADNVSRSNKQSGIFLANTIDAEGGATDALGTLVTGNQLSGNRTGVVVRRLRDMTVERNTITANCAGVFIVGDESTPRAGDLNVRHNSVYANNAYCAATDRLPFIQGAGIVLTGTEGTRVTGNQVTDNVGTSPMSGGIVLFTSVVGAPNAKNAVSRNVMSGNKPADLADRDKGPDNTFTDNVCELSVPTGRC; this comes from the coding sequence ATGCGCACTCCGAAACTTCGTCACCTCGCAGGCCTCACGGCCGTCCTCGTCATCGAACTCGCCCAGCTCCCCGGAGCCCACGCCGCCCCCGTCGACCAGGCCGGGACCCGCCATGTGGTGCAGCCGGGCCAGTCCGTCCAGGCCGCCGTGGACGCCGCCAAGCCCGGCGACACCATCGAGCTCCGGCCCGGCACCTACCGGGAGAACATCCAGATCACCACCGACCGGCTGACCCTGCTCGGCGCGGGCGAGAGCACCGTGCTCTCCCCGGCCGCGAAGCCGTCGGACAACGCCTGTGGCGCGGCCGGCCACGGCATCTGCGTCACCGGGACGGCCCAAGATCCCGTCTCGGATGTACGGATCGGCTCGCTGAAGGTCACCGGCTTCGCCAAGAACGGCATCTGGGGCTCCGGCACCGACCGGATGACCGTGCGGGACACCGTCGCCGAGGACAACGGCCAGCAGGGCATGGGCCAGGAGATGTCCACCCGCGGCACCTTCGCCGACAACGTCTCGCGGAGCAACAAGCAGTCCGGCATCTTCCTGGCCAACACCATCGACGCCGAGGGCGGCGCCACCGACGCCCTGGGCACCCTGGTCACCGGCAACCAGCTCAGCGGCAACCGGACCGGTGTCGTGGTCCGCCGGCTGCGCGACATGACCGTCGAGCGGAACACCATCACCGCCAACTGCGCCGGGGTGTTCATCGTCGGCGACGAATCGACCCCGCGCGCCGGAGACCTGAACGTCCGCCACAACTCCGTGTACGCGAACAACGCCTACTGCGCGGCCACCGACCGGCTCCCCTTCATCCAGGGCGCCGGCATCGTGCTCACCGGCACCGAGGGCACCCGGGTGACGGGCAACCAGGTGACCGACAACGTGGGCACCTCGCCCATGTCCGGCGGGATCGTGCTGTTCACCAGCGTCGTGGGCGCCCCCAACGCCAAGAACGCCGTCAGCCGCAACGTGATGAGCGGCAACAAGCCCGCCGACCTGGCCGACCGGGACAAGGGCCCCGACAACACCTTCACCGACAACGTGTGCGAGCTGTCCGTGCCCACGGGCCGGTGCTGA
- a CDS encoding MBL fold metallo-hydrolase, with product MAAPASATSDRAARASVTSDPAGPDPAVPDPATSESGSPDPAAPDPAAPDPAAPEPATSEPAAARPAGPRPLYEVRRWPRSFADRLTSPLPGVRAVARLAREGRLRPPVKTLRQIPELPFEPGPLPLPAPGRTAVTWAGHASWVLRIGGLTVLTDPVWARRILGTPARVTPVGVRWEDLPPVDAVVISHNHYDHLDAPTVKRLPRTTPVFVPAGLAGWFRTRGFTRVTELDWWEAAELPGEDGPVRFDFVPAHHWSKRTLTDTCRSLWGGWVITAPGGRRVYFAGDTGYGHWFRQIGRRYPGIDVALLPIGAYEPRWMLGGVHTDPEDAVRAHLDLGARVLAPMHWSTFLLSAEPPLEPLHRIRAAWEATGRPREELWDLPVGASRVLE from the coding sequence CTGGCCGCCCCTGCATCGGCCACCTCCGATCGGGCGGCCCGCGCATCGGTTACCTCCGATCCGGCCGGTCCCGATCCTGCCGTCCCCGATCCGGCCACGTCCGAGTCGGGCAGCCCCGATCCGGCTGCTCCCGATCCGGCTGCCCCCGATCCGGCTGCCCCCGAGCCGGCGACCTCCGAGCCGGCCGCCGCCCGGCCGGCCGGCCCCCGGCCGCTGTACGAGGTCCGTCGCTGGCCGCGGTCGTTCGCCGATCGGCTGACCTCGCCGCTGCCCGGGGTGCGGGCGGTGGCCCGGCTGGCGCGGGAGGGGCGGCTCAGACCGCCCGTGAAGACGCTCCGCCAGATCCCCGAGCTGCCCTTCGAGCCGGGGCCGCTGCCGCTCCCCGCCCCCGGCCGGACCGCGGTCACCTGGGCGGGGCACGCCAGTTGGGTGCTGCGGATCGGCGGGCTCACCGTGCTCACCGACCCGGTCTGGGCCCGCAGGATCCTCGGCACCCCGGCCCGGGTCACCCCGGTGGGGGTCCGCTGGGAGGATCTGCCGCCGGTCGACGCGGTCGTCATCAGCCACAACCACTACGACCATCTGGACGCACCCACGGTCAAGCGGCTGCCGAGGACGACGCCGGTCTTCGTCCCGGCCGGGCTCGCCGGCTGGTTCCGGACGCGTGGGTTCACCCGGGTGACCGAGCTCGACTGGTGGGAGGCGGCCGAACTGCCCGGCGAGGACGGCCCGGTCCGCTTCGACTTCGTCCCGGCCCACCACTGGAGCAAGCGCACCCTCACCGACACCTGCCGCTCGCTGTGGGGCGGATGGGTCATCACCGCGCCCGGCGGCCGGCGGGTGTACTTCGCCGGGGACACCGGCTACGGCCACTGGTTCCGGCAGATCGGCCGCCGCTACCCGGGCATCGACGTGGCGCTGCTGCCCATCGGCGCCTATGAGCCGCGCTGGATGCTGGGCGGGGTGCACACCGATCCGGAGGACGCCGTACGGGCGCATCTGGACCTGGGAGCGCGGGTGCTGGCGCCGATGCACTGGTCGACCTTCCTGCTCTCGGCCGAGCCGCCCCTGGAGCCGCTGCACCGGATCCGCGCCGCCTGGGAGGCCACCGGCCGCCCGCGCGAGGAACTGTGGGATCTGCCGGTGGGGGCCTCGCGCGTGCTCGAATAG
- a CDS encoding aminotransferase class I/II-fold pyridoxal phosphate-dependent enzyme — MQRQWTAPAPADRDDGGLPVLPELLDSFVAAAGHTAPEPVGGSAGLRSAACGYWSRRGLWTDPEHVVVAPGAEPLLLALLASGPGGDVLLPRPCAAWYAPLVRLVDRRAHHAPVPAECGGLPDPFALLEIVRRIRAEGGVPRVLLLSVADDPTGTVAPPELLHEVCEAAVAEGLLIVSDETWRDTVHHPHGTVLLSPAEMSPENVIVLSDLVGAFTPAGWPAAMARFPATERGVELRGRVLSLLTAVRSGLPASITAAAAYALGEPEPVRGRMAAAARAHGAVAAAAYRALTAVGALARPPQAGRHLYADLDELRGVLAARGITDSVELERELVRRIGRSVAGGHRFGDPPHTLRLRLATLPLLGASEEARLRALQAPDPLELPHVAAALADFETAFRDLIEDGPVG; from the coding sequence ATGCAGCGGCAGTGGACCGCCCCGGCTCCGGCGGACCGGGACGACGGCGGGCTGCCGGTCCTCCCGGAGCTGCTCGACAGCTTCGTCGCGGCGGCCGGCCACACCGCGCCGGAGCCGGTCGGCGGCTCGGCCGGGCTGCGCTCGGCCGCCTGTGGCTACTGGTCGCGGCGCGGGCTGTGGACCGATCCGGAGCATGTCGTGGTCGCCCCCGGCGCCGAGCCGCTGCTGCTGGCGCTGCTCGCCTCGGGCCCCGGTGGCGATGTGCTGCTGCCCCGCCCCTGCGCCGCCTGGTACGCGCCGCTGGTGCGGCTGGTGGACCGGCGCGCCCACCACGCGCCCGTCCCGGCCGAATGCGGTGGGCTGCCCGATCCCTTCGCGCTGCTGGAGATCGTCCGCAGGATCCGCGCCGAGGGCGGGGTGCCGCGGGTCCTGCTGCTGTCGGTGGCCGACGACCCCACGGGCACGGTGGCCCCGCCCGAGCTGCTGCACGAGGTGTGCGAGGCGGCCGTGGCCGAGGGGCTGCTGATCGTCAGCGACGAGACCTGGCGGGACACCGTTCACCATCCGCATGGCACGGTGCTGCTCAGCCCGGCCGAGATGAGCCCGGAGAACGTGATCGTGCTCTCCGATCTGGTGGGCGCCTTCACCCCGGCGGGCTGGCCCGCCGCGATGGCCCGGTTCCCGGCCACCGAGCGCGGGGTGGAGCTGCGCGGCCGGGTGCTGTCCCTGCTCACCGCCGTACGCTCCGGGCTGCCCGCGTCCATCACGGCGGCCGCCGCCTACGCCCTCGGCGAGCCCGAGCCGGTCCGGGGCCGGATGGCCGCCGCGGCCCGGGCGCACGGGGCCGTGGCCGCGGCCGCCTACCGCGCGCTGACCGCCGTCGGGGCGCTGGCCCGCCCGCCGCAGGCCGGCCGCCATCTCTACGCCGACCTCGACGAGCTGCGCGGGGTGCTCGCCGCACGTGGCATCACCGACTCGGTGGAGCTGGAGCGCGAGCTGGTGCGGCGGATCGGCCGGAGCGTGGCCGGCGGTCATCGCTTCGGCGACCCCCCGCACACCCTGCGGCTCCGGCTGGCGACGCTGCCGCTGCTGGGGGCGTCGGAGGAGGCGCGGCTACGGGCGCTCCAGGCGCCCGATCCGCTGGAACTGCCCCATGTGGCCGCGGCGTTGGCCGACTTCGAGACGGCCTTCCGGGACCTGATCGAGGACGGTCCGGTGGGCTGA
- a CDS encoding hemerythrin domain-containing protein, giving the protein MTAMPEQHDVVDVLTADHRVVRNLFEGYRATTDPDQRRQLVDRMTVEVVRHSVAEETYLYPTVRKALPNGDRIADEEIEELTEAERILSDLDAVDPRDRRFDPLVRELMDVVAMHIRGEEDLVFPELRERLTPEERMMLGLRVGEATAAAQGVPPVSPEGPGPGRTLADRVRERLTGRTR; this is encoded by the coding sequence ATGACAGCCATGCCGGAACAGCACGATGTGGTGGACGTCCTCACCGCGGACCACCGCGTGGTGCGCAACCTCTTCGAGGGGTACCGCGCCACCACCGACCCCGACCAGCGGCGGCAGCTCGTCGACCGGATGACGGTGGAGGTGGTGCGGCACTCCGTGGCCGAGGAGACCTATCTGTACCCCACGGTCCGCAAGGCGCTGCCGAACGGCGACCGGATCGCCGACGAGGAGATCGAGGAGCTGACCGAGGCCGAGCGGATCCTGTCCGACCTGGACGCCGTGGACCCCCGGGACCGACGGTTCGACCCGCTGGTCCGGGAACTGATGGACGTGGTGGCCATGCATATCCGCGGTGAGGAGGACCTCGTCTTCCCCGAGCTGCGGGAGCGGCTCACCCCCGAGGAGCGGATGATGCTGGGCCTGCGCGTCGGCGAGGCGACGGCCGCCGCGCAGGGCGTGCCACCGGTCAGCCCGGAAGGTCCCGGTCCGGGCCGGACCCTGGCCGACCGGGTCCGGGAGCGGCTGACCGGTCGAACGCGATGA
- a CDS encoding ANTAR domain-containing response regulator, with the protein MPDRTHIRTACQTDAPSLGRGLAELAEQAAAGTRDSCGATATAVLAEESSGAAAADRTTAATHPDLSALVSVQMSTGEGPILAALDTGRPAGADDLLHDDRWPRYRARALDAGVRSTATLPFACDGLTVTVSVYGLRPGPLKKAAQGATELLGDLATESMARDRLYRAALVQVDQLDTALRTRPVVDQACGIVMYVLGCDADQAFNLLRRLSQRTNKKLGELAGTVVRTRGRGLEKELIAFDRSAAPGPGRPGSGPDRDLPG; encoded by the coding sequence ATGCCCGACCGTACGCACATCCGCACGGCTTGCCAGACCGACGCGCCGTCCCTCGGCCGCGGCCTGGCCGAACTGGCCGAGCAGGCCGCCGCGGGCACGCGCGACAGCTGCGGGGCGACGGCCACCGCCGTGCTCGCCGAGGAGTCCTCCGGCGCCGCGGCCGCCGACCGGACCACGGCGGCCACCCACCCCGATCTGTCCGCGCTGGTGTCGGTCCAGATGAGCACCGGGGAGGGCCCGATCCTCGCGGCGCTCGACACCGGCCGCCCGGCGGGCGCCGACGATCTGCTCCACGACGACCGCTGGCCGCGCTACCGGGCGCGGGCGCTGGACGCGGGCGTCCGGTCCACCGCCACCCTGCCCTTCGCCTGCGACGGGCTCACCGTGACCGTCTCGGTCTACGGGCTGCGCCCCGGCCCCCTGAAGAAGGCCGCCCAGGGCGCCACCGAACTGCTCGGCGACCTGGCCACCGAGAGCATGGCCCGGGACCGGCTCTACCGCGCCGCCCTCGTCCAGGTCGACCAGCTGGACACGGCGCTGCGCACCCGGCCGGTGGTCGACCAGGCGTGCGGCATCGTCATGTACGTCCTGGGCTGTGACGCGGACCAGGCGTTCAATCTGCTGCGCCGGCTCTCCCAGCGGACCAACAAAAAGCTGGGGGAACTCGCCGGGACCGTGGTGCGCACCCGCGGCCGTGGTCTGGAGAAGGAGCTCATCGCGTTCGACCGGTCAGCCGCTCCCGGACCCGGTCGGCCAGGGTCCGGCCCGGACCGGGACCTTCCGGGCTGA
- a CDS encoding PAS domain-containing protein encodes MPGAQEFGAELTDFRRRVDELRTARASLPSQERLSLLDAALFELQHVVDVLWPRYDELTAASRSPGGGRADPQEQQLLRALFQRLPVPAVLLDRDTVVRRMNFAATQLFHTRAGYATGRPLAASLRRDGQAALRSQVAAVARGEGDRSLTVRLSQPSADGEVRVTLAALRPPGEPHPAVLAAFQPGVIGAPAGVGTAGARRPESRPDLAEVTRHAELLDLADDMAAALLRVALAGGGPEAVLARAAEVLHGRFADWVIADLAPESGPGTARRVVALGPRDAVGDRTASLAEQDPADCPLVVDALSDGVSALRVSPADADAFGRDATGAPVLVREEVTSLLCIPLRAAATDPVRGALTLFRTGGRGAFEMAEAGVADRISRHVALAMPRTVPRAPAPGA; translated from the coding sequence ATGCCAGGCGCTCAGGAGTTTGGTGCGGAGCTCACAGACTTCCGCAGACGGGTCGACGAATTGCGGACCGCGCGGGCCTCGCTGCCCTCGCAGGAGCGGCTGTCCTTGCTGGACGCCGCTCTTTTCGAGCTCCAGCACGTGGTCGACGTGCTGTGGCCGCGGTACGACGAGCTGACGGCGGCGTCCCGGAGCCCCGGCGGGGGCCGGGCCGACCCACAGGAACAGCAGCTGCTGCGGGCGCTGTTCCAGCGGCTGCCGGTCCCTGCGGTCCTGCTCGACCGCGACACCGTGGTGCGGCGCATGAACTTCGCCGCCACCCAGCTCTTCCACACCCGCGCCGGGTACGCCACCGGGCGTCCGCTCGCCGCCTCGCTGCGGCGGGACGGGCAGGCGGCGCTGCGCTCGCAGGTCGCCGCGGTCGCGCGCGGCGAGGGCGACCGCAGCCTGACGGTGCGGCTGTCGCAGCCGTCGGCCGATGGTGAGGTGCGGGTGACCCTGGCCGCGCTGCGGCCGCCGGGCGAGCCCCATCCGGCGGTGCTGGCGGCGTTCCAGCCCGGGGTGATCGGCGCCCCGGCGGGCGTGGGGACGGCCGGGGCGCGGCGCCCGGAGTCCCGGCCGGACCTGGCGGAGGTGACCCGCCATGCCGAGCTGCTGGATTTGGCCGACGACATGGCGGCGGCACTGCTGAGGGTGGCGCTGGCCGGGGGCGGTCCGGAGGCCGTGCTGGCCAGGGCCGCGGAGGTGCTGCACGGCCGGTTCGCGGACTGGGTGATCGCCGACCTGGCCCCGGAGAGCGGTCCCGGCACCGCGCGCCGGGTGGTGGCGCTCGGCCCGCGGGACGCGGTGGGCGACCGTACGGCCTCCCTGGCCGAGCAGGACCCGGCCGACTGCCCCCTGGTGGTGGACGCGCTGTCCGACGGGGTCTCCGCGCTGCGGGTGAGCCCGGCCGACGCCGACGCCTTCGGCCGGGACGCCACGGGTGCGCCCGTCTTGGTGCGGGAGGAGGTCACCTCGCTGCTGTGCATACCCCTGCGCGCCGCTGCCACGGATCCGGTCCGCGGGGCGCTCACGCTCTTCCGTACCGGCGGGCGCGGTGCCTTCGAGATGGCGGAGGCGGGCGTGGCGGACCGGATCTCCCGCCATGTCGCCCTGGCCATGCCGCGCACGGTGCCGCGGGCCCCGGCGCCGGGGGCGTGA
- a CDS encoding TIGR03557 family F420-dependent LLM class oxidoreductase, translating to MTEYGYFLAAEEHGPADLVEQARMAEQAGFSALWISDHYHPWNDAQGQSPFVWSVIGALAQATSLPVQTAVTCPIIRIHPAIVAQAAATSSVLLEGRFRLGVGSGEALNEHVLGDRWPPAPIRLEMLEEAVMLMRQLFEGHRVTHHGKHYTVENARLYTVPEEPVPIDIAAFGSAAAALAGRVGDGFITVVPDAELVARFRRGSGAGGNSKPARGGLKVCYGPDPDEALRTAHRLWPTEALPGAVLSTLATPSQFEQAAQLVTPERLAEEVVCGDDAEAHVRALSAYAEAGFDTVYVNQIGPDQRGFFDFYRTKVLPQVAR from the coding sequence ATGACCGAGTACGGCTATTTCCTGGCCGCCGAAGAACACGGGCCCGCGGACCTCGTCGAGCAGGCCCGGATGGCGGAGCAGGCCGGTTTCAGCGCCTTGTGGATCTCCGACCACTACCACCCCTGGAACGACGCCCAGGGCCAGAGCCCCTTCGTCTGGTCGGTGATCGGCGCCCTCGCGCAGGCCACCAGCCTGCCCGTGCAGACCGCGGTGACCTGCCCGATCATCCGTATCCACCCGGCCATCGTGGCCCAGGCCGCCGCGACCAGCTCGGTGCTGCTGGAGGGCCGCTTCCGGCTGGGCGTGGGCAGCGGCGAGGCGCTGAACGAGCATGTGCTGGGCGACCGCTGGCCGCCCGCGCCGATCCGGCTGGAGATGCTGGAAGAGGCCGTGATGCTGATGCGCCAGCTGTTCGAAGGGCACCGCGTCACCCATCACGGCAAGCACTACACGGTGGAGAACGCACGGCTGTACACGGTGCCCGAGGAGCCGGTGCCCATCGACATCGCGGCCTTCGGATCGGCCGCCGCCGCGCTGGCCGGGCGGGTCGGCGACGGCTTCATCACCGTGGTCCCGGACGCGGAACTGGTGGCGCGGTTCCGGCGCGGCAGCGGCGCCGGGGGCAACAGCAAACCGGCCCGCGGCGGGCTGAAGGTGTGCTACGGCCCGGACCCCGACGAGGCGCTGCGCACCGCCCATCGGCTGTGGCCGACCGAGGCGCTGCCCGGTGCGGTGCTGTCGACGCTGGCCACCCCGAGCCAGTTCGAGCAGGCCGCCCAGCTCGTCACCCCCGAGCGGCTGGCCGAAGAGGTGGTCTGCGGGGATGACGCGGAGGCGCATGTCCGGGCACTCAGCGCGTACGCCGAGGCCGGATTCGACACCGTCTACGTCAATCAGATCGGCCCCGACCAGCGGGGCTTCTTCGACTTCTACCGCACCAAGGTGCTGCCGCAGGTGGCCCGCTGA
- a CDS encoding thiamine pyrophosphate-requiring protein gives MTMKVADYILARLSEWGVEHVFGYPGDGINGLLAAWGRAENEPRFIQARHEEMAAFDAVGYAKFSGRLGVCAATSGPGAIHLLNGLYDAKLDHVPVVALVGQTHRSAMGGSYQQEVDLHSLFKDVASDFLETVTVPEQLPNVLDRAIRTAYARRAPTAVIIPADVQDLDYSPPTHEFKMVPSSLDRSGWSAVPSSTAVERAAEVLNSGERVAIMVGQGAAGAREEVRRIAETLGAGVAKALLGLDVLSDELPYVTGSIGLLGTRPSYEMMRDCDTLLTIGSSFPYAQFLPEFGKARGVQIDLDPHMIGMRYPYEVNLVGDARETLLRLLPQLERKTERGWQEEIISGVRRWREVMSQRAEVSADPINPEYVAHCLDPLLPSDAIITCDSGSVANWYARHLRMRGEMRASLSGTLATMGCGVPYAIGAKFAHPDRPAVALVGDGAMQMNGMAELITVAKYRQSWEDPRLVIGVWNNQDLNQVTWEMRAMGGAPQFLPSQQLPDVSYARFAESLGLTGIRVEKPEQVEQAWRQALAADGPVVVEFLTDPAVPPIPPHATWEQMEATVESIMKGDSDRAGMVRQGLKAKVQEYLPHRKKTTDDA, from the coding sequence ATGACCATGAAAGTGGCCGACTACATCCTCGCCCGACTGTCCGAGTGGGGTGTCGAGCATGTCTTCGGCTACCCGGGGGACGGCATCAACGGCCTGCTCGCCGCATGGGGGCGGGCCGAGAACGAACCCCGGTTCATCCAGGCCCGGCACGAGGAGATGGCGGCCTTCGACGCCGTCGGCTACGCCAAGTTCAGCGGCCGCCTCGGGGTGTGCGCGGCCACCTCGGGCCCCGGCGCGATCCACCTGCTGAACGGGCTGTACGACGCCAAGCTGGACCATGTGCCGGTGGTGGCCCTGGTCGGCCAGACCCACCGCAGCGCGATGGGTGGCTCGTACCAGCAGGAGGTGGATCTGCACAGCCTCTTCAAGGACGTGGCCTCCGACTTCCTGGAGACGGTCACCGTCCCCGAGCAGCTGCCCAACGTCCTGGACCGGGCGATCCGCACCGCCTACGCCCGCCGCGCCCCCACCGCCGTGATCATCCCGGCGGATGTGCAGGACCTCGACTACTCCCCGCCCACCCATGAGTTCAAGATGGTGCCCTCCAGCCTGGACCGCAGCGGCTGGTCCGCGGTGCCGTCCAGCACCGCGGTGGAGCGGGCCGCGGAGGTGCTGAACTCCGGCGAGCGGGTGGCGATCATGGTCGGCCAGGGCGCCGCCGGCGCGCGCGAGGAGGTCCGGCGGATCGCCGAGACCCTCGGCGCCGGTGTCGCCAAGGCGCTGCTCGGCCTGGATGTGCTCAGCGATGAACTGCCCTATGTCACCGGGTCCATCGGGCTGCTGGGCACCCGGCCCTCGTACGAGATGATGCGGGACTGCGACACGCTGCTGACGATCGGCTCCAGCTTTCCGTACGCCCAGTTCCTGCCGGAGTTCGGCAAGGCGCGCGGCGTCCAGATCGATCTCGATCCGCACATGATCGGGATGCGCTATCCGTACGAGGTCAATCTGGTCGGCGACGCGCGCGAGACCCTGCTGCGGCTGCTGCCACAGCTGGAGCGGAAGACGGAGCGCGGCTGGCAGGAGGAGATCATCTCGGGCGTACGGCGCTGGCGCGAGGTGATGTCCCAGCGCGCGGAGGTCTCCGCCGACCCGATCAACCCCGAGTACGTGGCCCACTGCCTGGATCCGCTGCTGCCCTCCGACGCCATCATCACCTGCGACTCCGGCTCCGTGGCCAACTGGTACGCCCGCCATCTGCGGATGCGCGGCGAGATGCGCGCCTCGCTGTCGGGCACGCTGGCCACGATGGGCTGCGGGGTGCCGTACGCGATCGGCGCCAAGTTCGCCCATCCGGACCGGCCGGCGGTGGCGCTGGTCGGGGACGGCGCGATGCAGATGAACGGCATGGCGGAGCTGATCACGGTGGCCAAGTACCGCCAGTCGTGGGAGGACCCCCGGCTGGTGATCGGCGTCTGGAACAACCAGGACCTCAACCAGGTCACCTGGGAGATGCGGGCGATGGGCGGGGCGCCGCAGTTCCTGCCCTCGCAGCAGCTCCCCGACGTCTCCTACGCGCGGTTCGCCGAATCGCTCGGCCTGACCGGCATCCGGGTGGAGAAGCCCGAGCAGGTCGAGCAGGCGTGGCGCCAGGCGCTGGCCGCGGACGGCCCGGTGGTCGTGGAGTTCCTCACCGATCCGGCCGTACCGCCGATCCCGCCGCATGCCACCTGGGAGCAGATGGAGGCCACGGTCGAGTCGATCATGAAGGGCGACTCGGACCGGGCGGGCATGGTCCGCCAGGGCCTGAAGGCGAAGGTGCAGGAGTACCTGCCGCACCGGAAGAAGACCACGGACGACGCCTGA
- a CDS encoding type 1 glutamine amidotransferase domain-containing protein, translating into MKVAFLVAPEGVEQVELTDPWQAVRDSGGTPRLVSTKPGRIQAFNHLDKADTFEVDQVVKDATVEEYDALALPGGVANPDFLRLDNKAVAFAKGFFDAGKPVAAICHAPWTLVEADVVRGRTLTSWPSLRTDITNAGGNWVDEQVKVCTSGPNALITSRKPDDLKAFCEAFLEEFSKATKGSAS; encoded by the coding sequence ATGAAGGTCGCCTTTCTCGTCGCCCCCGAAGGCGTGGAACAGGTCGAGCTGACCGACCCCTGGCAGGCGGTCCGGGATTCCGGGGGCACCCCTCGTCTGGTGTCCACCAAGCCCGGCCGTATCCAGGCGTTCAACCACCTCGACAAGGCGGACACCTTCGAGGTCGACCAGGTGGTCAAGGACGCCACGGTCGAGGAGTACGACGCCCTGGCGCTGCCCGGCGGGGTCGCCAATCCCGACTTCCTGCGCCTGGACAACAAGGCCGTCGCCTTCGCCAAGGGCTTCTTCGACGCGGGGAAGCCGGTGGCCGCGATCTGCCACGCCCCCTGGACGCTGGTGGAGGCCGATGTGGTGCGCGGCCGCACCCTGACCTCCTGGCCGAGTCTGCGCACCGACATCACCAACGCCGGCGGGAACTGGGTGGACGAGCAGGTCAAGGTCTGCACCAGCGGTCCCAACGCCCTGATCACCAGCCGTAAGCCCGATGATCTCAAGGCGTTCTGTGAGGCGTTCCTGGAGGAGTTCTCGAAGGCGACGAAGGGATCGGCATCATGA